Proteins from a genomic interval of Corynebacterium freiburgense:
- a CDS encoding PH domain-containing protein, protein MNESMNPVSSSLVKARYLSRLPWVMVFVIAALIGAWWLTPWLYIAVGFFVTWLIWLVWLIPVQVRNMGWLETPDELLITKGKFWHTYTVVPYGRIQFVDVTAGPIAKLFGLKTVELHTASSSSDSEIVGLEADIADALRDRLAVQARERMRGL, encoded by the coding sequence ATGAATGAGTCGATGAATCCGGTTTCGTCCTCGCTAGTTAAAGCAAGGTACCTTTCGCGTCTGCCGTGGGTCATGGTGTTCGTTATTGCAGCACTTATAGGCGCATGGTGGTTGACTCCCTGGTTGTACATTGCAGTTGGATTCTTTGTGACGTGGCTGATCTGGCTGGTATGGCTCATTCCTGTACAGGTTCGAAATATGGGATGGCTGGAAACCCCCGATGAATTGCTTATTACTAAGGGGAAATTTTGGCACACCTATACGGTCGTGCCATATGGACGTATTCAGTTTGTGGATGTTACGGCGGGGCCAATAGCAAAACTTTTTGGATTGAAAACGGTGGAGCTGCACACGGCGTCATCAAGCTCAGATTCAGAGATTGTTGGGCTTGAGGCGGACATTGCCGACGCCCTGCGCGACCGCTTAGCCGTCCAGGCTCGGGAGAGGATGCGTGGGCTGTGA
- a CDS encoding PH domain-containing protein, with amino-acid sequence MKTYRKVHKLTPLLMFWQIILAAIAIVVVNLNGQTLREIWLYIHNVSGFSWGAIAVSIVAFLLICALVWGVSYIWWRAYGYSLDGEEISVKSGVLNTKLRTARYDRIQAVDVVENVISRIFRVAAIRVETAGGNDSVIKIAYLNAQVARDVRDEILQARRGEHQKEYMQKPDNNTGNGDESRYTESQEIIAPIPIQRSIAAAVLLTGPTTIIAVTAGVVGGPAILLPALVALVQQLWDVIDRSWNFTATLDDDVLHVSYGLADKRKQSIPLGRIHAVQIRQPLLWRLCGWWRVDVSIAGYAVKDKRAGTTRLLPVGTKAQALELVSIISPLDYAELEEYAAPEGFCKPDFLSPVRARWISPIDFSRQAVTLLGHAVILHQGRLSRCVKIIHPSHIQELSRVRGPIQRLLQLDSVRLDLVSGPVRMTAHDLDPADSELLMRELRGRKLPIMR; translated from the coding sequence GTGAAAACATACCGGAAGGTGCATAAACTCACACCACTTTTAATGTTTTGGCAGATTATTCTCGCGGCAATTGCGATAGTGGTTGTGAACCTTAATGGGCAAACGTTGCGCGAGATTTGGCTATATATTCACAATGTAAGTGGGTTTTCCTGGGGTGCTATCGCCGTAAGTATTGTTGCCTTCCTGCTAATCTGTGCGCTTGTGTGGGGGGTTTCCTATATTTGGTGGAGAGCATATGGGTATTCGCTGGACGGTGAAGAAATATCGGTAAAAAGTGGTGTGTTGAATACGAAACTGCGCACTGCTCGGTATGACAGAATCCAAGCGGTTGATGTTGTTGAAAACGTTATTTCTCGCATTTTTAGAGTTGCCGCTATTCGAGTGGAAACGGCGGGCGGTAATGATTCTGTTATTAAAATTGCGTATTTAAATGCACAGGTTGCTCGGGATGTGCGGGATGAAATCTTACAGGCCCGCCGAGGTGAGCATCAAAAAGAATATATGCAAAAACCCGACAACAATACAGGCAATGGGGACGAATCACGCTATACGGAAAGCCAAGAGATTATTGCCCCAATTCCAATCCAACGAAGTATTGCTGCCGCAGTATTACTCACTGGGCCCACTACCATTATCGCAGTGACGGCCGGTGTGGTTGGTGGCCCCGCGATTCTTCTTCCGGCATTAGTCGCCCTAGTGCAGCAGCTTTGGGACGTTATTGATCGCAGCTGGAATTTCACTGCCACCCTGGATGATGATGTTTTACACGTAAGTTATGGGCTAGCAGATAAACGCAAGCAATCTATTCCGCTCGGTAGAATTCATGCTGTGCAAATACGCCAACCACTATTATGGCGTTTGTGCGGGTGGTGGCGTGTTGATGTTTCTATTGCGGGCTATGCAGTGAAAGATAAGCGCGCTGGGACCACTAGATTGCTTCCGGTTGGGACGAAAGCCCAGGCGCTTGAACTAGTTTCAATCATTTCCCCGCTTGATTATGCGGAATTGGAAGAGTATGCGGCACCAGAAGGCTTTTGTAAACCTGATTTCCTAAGTCCTGTACGGGCACGTTGGATTTCCCCGATTGATTTTTCCCGACAAGCAGTAACACTGTTGGGGCATGCGGTAATACTTCACCAAGGGCGGTTGAGCCGTTGTGTAAAGATAATTCACCCATCCCATATTCAAGAGTTAAGCCGCGTGCGGGGTCCCATTCAACGACTACTCCAGCTTGATTCAGTGCGGCTCGATCTTGTGAGTGGCCCGGTTCGAATGACTGCTCATGATTTAGACCCAGCGGATTCCGAGTTGCTTATGCGTGAACTCCGAGGCCGAAAGCTGCCGATTATGCGATGA
- a CDS encoding CPBP family intramembrane glutamic endopeptidase, with protein sequence MTRIRSWCFSHPLVVFIAITYIGSWVMWSPMWLSENGLGVLSFKLTFGEIALWNQAGLFAGPFLAGFLVRFWLQGRQGVRELWRQTFHWKAYPLSYLTALIGVPVAIICAYIFTSGIDVLAGPFIVFVPLYVLFFIGGPLQEEPGWRGVALPLMQQRWHPLTAAFFLGIVHCFWHTPLFFVEDWDSDGLGISHLASYFVLVVALSVVLCWLANREQGNILTAIIAHNGVNWGLMTVGEPANLWPAALALVLLALLVAVFRGPRLDAQEPLNHKVQPIEK encoded by the coding sequence ATGACTAGAATTCGTAGCTGGTGCTTTTCGCATCCCTTGGTCGTGTTTATCGCTATTACATACATTGGATCTTGGGTGATGTGGAGCCCGATGTGGCTATCTGAAAACGGTTTGGGGGTTTTGTCCTTTAAACTCACCTTTGGTGAAATTGCATTGTGGAATCAGGCCGGTCTTTTCGCCGGCCCTTTTTTAGCAGGATTTCTAGTGCGGTTTTGGCTTCAAGGTAGGCAAGGAGTCCGCGAACTTTGGCGGCAAACTTTTCATTGGAAAGCGTATCCACTGTCATATTTGACGGCACTTATTGGTGTCCCTGTGGCGATTATTTGTGCATATATTTTCACTTCTGGAATAGATGTTTTAGCGGGGCCTTTTATTGTTTTCGTTCCGCTATATGTTTTGTTTTTTATTGGTGGACCGCTTCAAGAGGAGCCTGGTTGGCGAGGCGTCGCGTTACCTCTAATGCAGCAACGTTGGCATCCACTCACTGCGGCGTTCTTTCTGGGCATTGTGCATTGCTTCTGGCACACTCCATTGTTTTTTGTTGAAGATTGGGATTCAGACGGGTTGGGAATCTCGCACTTGGCATCATATTTTGTTTTGGTGGTGGCGCTTTCCGTAGTGCTTTGCTGGCTGGCTAATCGCGAACAGGGCAATATTCTAACTGCGATCATTGCGCACAATGGGGTGAATTGGGGATTGATGACCGTAGGTGAGCCTGCGAATTTATGGCCTGCGGCATTGGCATTAGTTCTATTAGCCCTGCTGGTGGCGGTGTTTCGTGGTCCACGTCTTGATGCCCAAGAACCGTTGAACCATAAAGTTCAACCCATTGAAAAATAA
- a CDS encoding metal ABC transporter substrate-binding protein → MNRKHLLLSLPIASLLLASCGTAEVAEPVAGDSGNAVKVVASTTQICDYVTQIASGGELGFTKTDAAGKTTKENESAPQQLKLTCLLAPNASAHDHEMTREQMSALADADVLFVNGVDLEHFLDDAISSSGFHGTLGVTTGVLSAADKDDLAAQEEKEKDLPYTVNRGEQQVAVEEWPFAPEPGEEAEFRYDPHVWTNPKFASIQVANIGHVLSNTAPDAEKIFEKQVKDYQAKLAALDTWSKESFQSVDQKHRVLFTSHDAFGYLSNAYDIEFVGAALSDFNEQQDATAEHIRKASEQVKQSGAVALFAENSNNSKSIEAIAKAAGVKAVIGDDALYGDSLGPADSDGETYIGSIVHNVNTLVKAWDGKPAELPKELS, encoded by the coding sequence ATGAACAGGAAACATTTACTTCTGTCACTGCCAATAGCGTCATTACTACTCGCTTCTTGTGGAACCGCTGAAGTTGCGGAACCAGTGGCTGGGGATTCCGGAAATGCGGTCAAGGTCGTTGCCTCAACCACCCAGATTTGTGATTACGTAACCCAGATTGCTTCGGGAGGTGAACTTGGTTTTACCAAAACTGACGCAGCAGGTAAGACCACAAAAGAGAACGAATCTGCGCCTCAGCAATTGAAATTGACGTGCTTATTGGCGCCGAACGCATCCGCTCATGATCATGAAATGACCCGTGAACAAATGAGTGCATTGGCTGATGCCGATGTGTTGTTTGTCAATGGTGTGGACCTTGAACATTTCCTAGATGATGCAATCTCATCATCGGGCTTTCATGGAACTCTTGGGGTGACCACGGGTGTGCTTTCCGCTGCCGATAAAGATGATTTGGCTGCTCAGGAGGAGAAAGAAAAAGATTTGCCATACACCGTGAATCGCGGTGAGCAGCAAGTCGCCGTTGAGGAGTGGCCATTCGCTCCGGAGCCAGGCGAAGAAGCGGAATTCCGTTATGATCCACACGTTTGGACTAATCCAAAGTTTGCTTCCATCCAGGTAGCCAATATTGGACATGTACTTTCAAATACCGCCCCAGATGCTGAAAAGATCTTTGAAAAGCAGGTCAAAGATTACCAAGCGAAACTTGCCGCGCTGGATACTTGGTCCAAGGAATCCTTCCAATCTGTAGATCAAAAGCACCGCGTGCTATTTACTTCTCATGATGCCTTTGGATACCTTTCCAACGCCTATGACATTGAGTTTGTTGGTGCCGCGCTTTCCGATTTTAATGAGCAACAAGACGCAACTGCAGAGCATATCCGTAAAGCCTCTGAACAGGTAAAACAATCGGGTGCTGTGGCATTATTTGCGGAGAATTCAAATAATTCCAAGTCTATTGAAGCGATCGCAAAAGCCGCTGGAGTTAAAGCTGTTATTGGTGACGATGCCCTCTATGGTGACTCTCTCGGGCCAGCAGATTCCGATGGCGAAACCTATATTGGTTCGATCGTGCATAATGTGAACACATTAGTGAAAGCTTGGGACGGTAAACCTGCGGAGCTTCCGAAAGAACTTTCATGA
- a CDS encoding metal ABC transporter ATP-binding protein, which yields MSQPTLEFQHASFAYAKTPVLFGVTGRVFPGEALALIGPNGAGKTTLLRGILGEVRLIDGTMHRTPGRLGYVPQSADLDLTFPISVRQVVELGLLGVRRSQRRVRVDAALDRVGLLAAASKRFGDLSGGQRQRVLLARALVCEPNLILLDEPMNGLDEPNRVALLETIEHAKQQGVAVVASTHDLRLAEETCEKVALLAGEQIAFGPLEEVLSDVNIERAYGGGWRA from the coding sequence ATGAGCCAGCCAACATTGGAGTTTCAACATGCGTCTTTTGCGTATGCGAAAACTCCCGTGCTTTTCGGCGTCACCGGCCGTGTGTTCCCAGGTGAGGCGTTGGCGCTCATTGGGCCGAATGGCGCGGGAAAGACAACATTATTGCGGGGGATCCTCGGTGAAGTCCGCCTGATCGACGGTACGATGCATCGGACGCCTGGTCGATTAGGATATGTCCCACAATCTGCAGATTTAGACTTAACGTTTCCAATTTCAGTGCGGCAAGTTGTAGAGCTGGGGCTACTTGGAGTGCGCCGTTCACAACGGCGCGTGCGTGTCGACGCCGCCCTTGACCGCGTTGGCTTACTGGCTGCGGCGTCGAAACGCTTTGGGGATCTCTCTGGTGGCCAGCGTCAACGAGTTTTGCTTGCCAGGGCGCTTGTATGCGAACCCAATCTTATTTTGTTGGATGAACCGATGAATGGGTTGGATGAGCCTAATCGGGTAGCGCTGCTGGAAACTATTGAGCATGCAAAGCAGCAGGGGGTGGCGGTGGTTGCCTCTACGCACGATCTCCGGTTAGCCGAGGAAACTTGTGAAAAAGTCGCATTGCTTGCAGGTGAGCAAATTGCTTTTGGACCTCTAGAAGAAGTGCTATCGGATGTAAATATTGAACGAGCATACGGGGGTGGGTGGCGTGCTTGA
- a CDS encoding metal ABC transporter permease — MPFLAPVSDATFVFRPFVLLLILGITAGIVGVLVNLRCLEFSAEAMVHSVFPGVVAGAVFGGVDWIIPGAALAAVFVTFALVGVRAASEAGTAIVLATFFALGVVLSLRFGDRSGQLEALMFGRLLEVTEPRLRDAVLVCCIALVTLALTWKRQVFLAFDHHGARAAGVNVFAMDVWMNAAIAAVVVAASSAIGVLLVIGYLVVPGAAARLLATNIRTMVPLAMFFGVTAGYIGLLALHIPGPISPQATVALAMCVLYGLALVLRQALRGVGVMSQ; from the coding sequence ATCCCATTTCTCGCTCCAGTTTCCGATGCCACGTTTGTGTTTCGGCCATTTGTTCTTTTGCTGATCTTGGGTATTACGGCAGGAATTGTTGGCGTATTGGTCAATCTGCGTTGCCTGGAATTTTCTGCGGAAGCAATGGTGCACTCCGTGTTTCCGGGAGTAGTGGCAGGTGCAGTTTTTGGTGGTGTGGATTGGATTATTCCTGGTGCCGCGCTAGCGGCAGTATTCGTAACGTTTGCATTAGTGGGAGTGCGGGCGGCATCCGAAGCAGGAACCGCGATTGTTTTAGCGACCTTTTTTGCTTTGGGTGTGGTGCTGTCACTGCGTTTTGGCGACCGATCCGGGCAATTAGAAGCCTTGATGTTTGGTCGGCTATTGGAAGTTACGGAACCGCGCCTTAGGGACGCGGTCCTTGTTTGCTGTATTGCGTTAGTGACATTGGCATTAACGTGGAAGCGCCAAGTGTTTTTAGCATTTGATCATCACGGGGCCCGAGCAGCCGGAGTGAATGTGTTTGCGATGGATGTGTGGATGAACGCGGCCATTGCTGCGGTAGTGGTTGCGGCGTCGTCAGCGATTGGTGTGCTGTTGGTGATTGGTTATCTTGTGGTTCCCGGAGCAGCCGCACGCCTACTTGCCACAAATATTCGAACTATGGTTCCGTTGGCGATGTTTTTTGGGGTTACTGCAGGATATATAGGGCTGCTGGCATTGCATATTCCTGGCCCGATTTCGCCACAAGCAACCGTTGCACTCGCAATGTGCGTTTTGTATGGTTTAGCGCTTGTTCTCCGCCAAGCTTTGCGAGGAGTGGGGGTGATGTCACAATGA
- a CDS encoding metal ABC transporter permease produces MTSLWEIVRLPLLEAIIIGALCGLVGALAVLRHRVFFAEAVTHGAFPGAVLGVVIAGAFGWNLSAALFLGAALLCVPLAVLMYALARVPGQSSQAAAGIIITLGFALGYFLAKWFAPLPIKIEGFLTGSILTVRAADIWAAAGVLAIAIAVVVLYGDRLVFVCFDHAGFRAAGHSLAIAETLILTLIVACIVVVIPAVGTIVSIALIAAPAAAMKPWFSRTWNFLIAAVISGSIISVVGLFLAVTFDLSAGGMIAIVAGVFYIICLSAQSLGVGLHYTKTHGCQPASGENSGLPQNSMGPVRTHG; encoded by the coding sequence ATGACGTCATTATGGGAAATCGTACGATTGCCACTGTTAGAAGCCATAATTATTGGTGCACTATGCGGACTTGTAGGTGCGTTGGCGGTGCTTCGGCATCGAGTGTTTTTTGCGGAAGCCGTGACGCATGGGGCGTTTCCAGGTGCGGTACTGGGCGTGGTAATTGCCGGGGCGTTTGGTTGGAATCTTTCCGCAGCATTATTTCTTGGCGCCGCCCTACTATGTGTTCCACTAGCCGTACTCATGTACGCATTGGCGCGTGTACCGGGGCAATCTTCGCAGGCGGCGGCGGGAATCATTATTACTCTTGGTTTTGCATTAGGTTATTTTTTAGCCAAATGGTTTGCGCCTCTACCTATAAAAATCGAGGGCTTTCTTACTGGATCAATCCTCACTGTTCGCGCCGCTGATATTTGGGCGGCTGCCGGTGTACTTGCAATAGCCATTGCGGTGGTGGTGTTATATGGTGATCGTCTAGTATTTGTGTGTTTTGATCACGCTGGTTTTCGCGCTGCCGGGCATTCCCTTGCTATAGCAGAAACCCTGATACTGACGTTGATTGTGGCATGTATTGTGGTTGTTATTCCTGCGGTAGGCACAATAGTTTCTATTGCATTAATAGCCGCTCCTGCCGCTGCAATGAAGCCCTGGTTTTCGCGGACATGGAATTTCCTTATTGCTGCAGTAATTTCAGGGTCAATAATAAGTGTGGTGGGGCTTTTTCTAGCCGTAACGTTTGATCTTTCAGCGGGAGGAATGATCGCAATTGTCGCCGGCGTATTTTATATTATTTGTCTAAGTGCGCAATCATTAGGCGTAGGTTTGCATTACACTAAAACGCATGGATGTCAGCCAGCTTCCGGAGAAAACTCAGGATTACCTCAAAACAGTATGGGACCTGTGCGAACGCACGGGTAA
- a CDS encoding metal-dependent transcriptional regulator, whose amino-acid sequence MDVSQLPEKTQDYLKTVWDLCERTGKAATLGEIAEQMGQKPPTASEAIKRLTERGLLDHPKYGDIVLTEKGRAVAMIMVRRHRLIETFLHSTLGYSWDEVHDEADKLEHAVSDTFVSRIDALLGHPTRDPHGDPIPDGDGVVEVMGLRHIGHLAVGESAIVDRIHDRYPQLLRYLAEHNIRPGVRITGADTPYPGIRLFQVGDKEVPLAESSLWVVNVVEES is encoded by the coding sequence ATGGATGTCAGCCAGCTTCCGGAGAAAACTCAGGATTACCTCAAAACAGTATGGGACCTGTGCGAACGCACGGGTAAGGCGGCCACGCTAGGGGAAATTGCTGAACAAATGGGGCAGAAACCTCCCACTGCCTCTGAGGCGATTAAACGCTTAACCGAACGCGGTCTATTGGACCATCCTAAATACGGTGATATTGTGCTTACGGAAAAAGGGCGTGCCGTGGCAATGATTATGGTTCGTCGCCATCGGCTTATTGAAACTTTTTTGCATTCCACACTGGGCTATAGCTGGGATGAAGTACATGATGAAGCCGATAAACTTGAACACGCAGTTTCGGATACTTTTGTAAGCCGCATTGATGCGTTATTGGGGCATCCAACACGGGACCCTCATGGTGATCCTATTCCTGATGGAGATGGTGTTGTGGAGGTTATGGGGTTGCGTCATATTGGCCATTTGGCGGTTGGTGAATCCGCGATTGTTGACCGAATTCACGATCGATATCCCCAATTACTACGTTATTTGGCCGAGCATAATATTCGGCCCGGTGTACGTATTACTGGGGCAGATACGCCCTACCCAGGAATTCGATTATTTCAGGTCGGGGATAAAGAAGTACCGCTCGCGGAATCGAGCTTATGGGTTGTCAATGTGGTGGAGGAATCATAA
- a CDS encoding tRNA (cytidine(34)-2'-O)-methyltransferase, producing the protein MREHLQGCPVHIIFDQPCIPPNTGNAIRMCAGTGAHLHLAGPMGFNLEEKNLRRAGLDYHDLATVTVHKNLQACLDSLPDARVFAFTTKASAFHTEIQWQPGDALLFGAEPTGLDQTALSHPRITQQVRIPMLPARRSLNLSNAAAIATFEAWRQLGFTDAQ; encoded by the coding sequence ATGCGCGAACATTTGCAAGGCTGCCCCGTCCACATTATCTTTGACCAGCCATGCATTCCTCCAAATACTGGCAATGCAATTCGCATGTGTGCAGGCACCGGGGCGCACCTGCACCTTGCAGGTCCAATGGGTTTTAACCTGGAAGAAAAGAACCTACGCCGAGCCGGCCTTGACTACCACGACCTCGCTACCGTCACTGTGCATAAGAATCTGCAGGCTTGTCTCGATTCGCTTCCCGACGCCCGGGTCTTTGCGTTTACTACGAAAGCTTCCGCATTTCATACCGAGATTCAATGGCAACCGGGCGATGCTCTACTCTTTGGCGCCGAACCCACAGGTTTGGACCAAACTGCACTATCTCACCCTCGGATTACTCAGCAAGTTCGAATCCCTATGCTGCCTGCTCGCCGTTCTTTGAATCTTTCCAATGCAGCGGCTATCGCTACTTTTGAAGCGTGGCGACAACTCGGTTTTACCGACGCACAATAA
- a CDS encoding cation:proton antiporter family protein: MPPELLVASIFAIVGGLGASALRLPPLVGFLAAGFALHAVGVTELPGINHVADLGVTVLLFTIGLHLDPKMIARVRIIGTTIGHAAFTTIAFACALAVAAQVSIIADTGWGSFFLLGLACSFSSTVFVMAVLDETGRTRSVVGIIAIGVLVLQDIIAVAFLVGASGRMPEPWALAFLLLPLLRPLIRKFPDHIYRTDLLVLAGVTLAVASYALFELAGLSGSLGSLLAGLIISGHPISDRMFEALTSVRELLLVGFFIDIGLGGVPAAQGFLAAGLLLLLLPLKSLVFVGMLYRMGMSHRTSTLSAGVLSNYSEFGLIVTAIAVQAHLLPGSWLQIMALAVAGSFVICSLARLRVAWLMERIVPWVPELPSDRLAAGEGPIDVEGLDALVLGMGRVGAGAYTRLSQKYGMNVAGVEFSQDRIESLRDRGFLVFQGDATDPELWLRIRARERHPELIVLAMPEHSANVDALRVLEQLDVPLVIVAIGKYGSAAEELLLHGANATLNLYDGAGVELADVAFRAFSEHGKGVSTES; this comes from the coding sequence ATGCCGCCAGAGTTACTTGTCGCTTCAATATTTGCCATTGTCGGTGGGTTGGGGGCTTCTGCATTACGATTGCCACCACTTGTAGGATTTTTAGCCGCTGGGTTTGCATTACATGCGGTGGGTGTTACTGAGCTTCCAGGTATCAATCATGTTGCGGACCTTGGTGTGACAGTGTTGTTGTTCACTATCGGCTTACACCTAGACCCGAAAATGATTGCTCGTGTTCGGATTATTGGGACAACGATAGGTCATGCTGCGTTTACTACTATCGCCTTTGCGTGTGCTCTTGCCGTGGCAGCGCAGGTTTCAATAATTGCTGATACCGGGTGGGGATCATTTTTTCTATTGGGTTTGGCGTGTTCGTTTTCTTCAACAGTGTTCGTTATGGCTGTGCTGGATGAAACGGGCCGGACTCGTTCTGTAGTGGGCATTATTGCAATTGGGGTGTTAGTACTTCAAGACATTATTGCAGTGGCTTTTTTGGTAGGTGCTTCTGGCCGGATGCCGGAACCGTGGGCGTTGGCATTTTTGCTTTTACCGTTATTACGGCCGCTTATTCGAAAATTCCCAGACCATATTTATCGCACAGATTTATTGGTGCTTGCTGGCGTGACTTTAGCAGTTGCATCCTATGCGCTCTTTGAATTAGCTGGGTTGAGTGGCTCCTTAGGCTCTTTGTTAGCAGGCTTAATTATATCTGGGCACCCGATCTCTGACCGTATGTTCGAGGCATTGACCAGTGTTCGGGAATTGCTACTCGTAGGTTTCTTTATCGATATTGGTTTGGGTGGTGTGCCAGCAGCTCAGGGATTTTTAGCCGCTGGTTTATTGCTGCTACTGCTGCCTTTAAAGTCATTGGTGTTTGTGGGCATGTTGTACCGCATGGGAATGTCGCACCGGACTTCCACATTATCGGCTGGGGTTTTAAGTAACTATTCGGAATTCGGACTCATTGTTACAGCAATTGCGGTGCAAGCGCATTTATTGCCAGGTTCTTGGTTGCAGATTATGGCGTTGGCCGTGGCCGGAAGTTTCGTTATTTGTTCGCTGGCGCGATTGCGAGTTGCTTGGCTTATGGAACGTATTGTTCCTTGGGTGCCGGAACTTCCTAGCGACCGCCTTGCCGCAGGTGAAGGCCCAATTGATGTTGAAGGGCTTGACGCATTAGTACTAGGTATGGGCAGGGTAGGCGCTGGTGCGTATACCCGGCTTTCGCAAAAATATGGGATGAATGTCGCCGGGGTGGAGTTTAGCCAAGATCGTATTGAATCATTGCGGGACCGCGGGTTTTTGGTGTTCCAAGGGGATGCTACAGATCCAGAATTATGGCTTCGGATTCGAGCACGGGAGCGTCACCCCGAATTAATTGTTTTAGCAATGCCTGAGCATAGTGCCAATGTTGATGCATTACGAGTGCTGGAACAATTGGATGTGCCGTTGGTTATTGTGGCGATTGGCAAGTACGGTTCCGCCGCGGAGGAATTATTGTTGCACGGGGCAAATGCCACATTGAATCTTTATGATGGCGCTGGTGTTGAGCTTGCCGACGTCGCGTTCAGGGCGTTTAGTGAGCATGGTAAAGGGGTCAGTACAGAAAGCTGA
- a CDS encoding bifunctional methylenetetrahydrofolate dehydrogenase/methenyltetrahydrofolate cyclohydrolase has protein sequence MTAKTLDGNLYRDEIFADLASRVSTLRDRGIIPGLATVLVGDDPASHSYVKMKHRDCEQIGIRSIRKDLPADISQEELHRVIDELNADPECTGYIVQLPLPKHLDENKVLERIDPQKDADGLHPVNLGKLVLNEPAPLPCTPNGAIHLLRRFQVELQGTKVVVIGRGVTVGRPIGLMLTRRSENATVTLCHTGTKDLAAETRNADIIIAAAGQPHILTADMVKPGAAVLDVGVSRHNGKLLGDVHPDVWNIAGYVSPNPGGVGPLTRAFLVQNVVERAEKLAGL, from the coding sequence GTGACTGCAAAAACTTTGGATGGAAACCTGTACCGTGATGAGATCTTTGCGGATCTTGCTTCTCGCGTTTCTACATTACGGGATCGTGGCATAATCCCAGGACTAGCCACCGTTCTCGTTGGGGATGATCCAGCAAGCCATTCGTATGTAAAAATGAAGCATCGCGATTGTGAGCAGATTGGAATCCGTTCGATTCGTAAAGATTTACCTGCAGATATTTCTCAGGAAGAACTCCATCGCGTCATTGATGAGCTCAATGCCGACCCAGAATGCACTGGTTATATTGTGCAATTGCCACTGCCAAAACACCTTGATGAAAACAAAGTCTTAGAGCGCATCGATCCACAAAAAGATGCTGACGGTTTGCACCCAGTAAACCTCGGCAAATTGGTATTAAATGAACCAGCTCCCCTCCCATGTACCCCAAATGGTGCAATCCATTTACTGAGACGCTTCCAAGTAGAACTTCAGGGCACAAAAGTTGTAGTGATTGGTCGTGGTGTGACAGTTGGGCGACCGATTGGTTTAATGTTGACGCGCCGCAGTGAAAACGCCACCGTAACCTTATGCCACACAGGCACAAAAGATCTTGCTGCGGAAACCCGAAATGCGGACATTATTATCGCGGCCGCTGGCCAGCCGCATATATTGACTGCAGATATGGTGAAGCCCGGTGCAGCAGTACTTGACGTTGGGGTTTCGCGCCACAACGGCAAATTATTGGGTGATGTCCACCCAGATGTTTGGAATATTGCCGGATACGTTTCCCCTAACCCGGGTGGTGTTGGCCCATTGACCAGGGCTTTCCTTGTGCAGAACGTAGTTGAACGCGCGGAGAAGTTGGCCGGACTGTGA
- a CDS encoding DUF3017 domain-containing protein, translating into MSVNPHDSGNQPSSLPLRFQRVGLAIFVAGLIAACGFLATEHWRRSTFTLGCCLLWLAGLRLSCDSETLGVLAVRSQRFDAVFCSAIGGAMMFLAGTVDSLGS; encoded by the coding sequence GTGAGCGTAAACCCGCATGATTCGGGGAATCAGCCTTCCTCATTGCCCCTAAGGTTTCAACGTGTGGGGTTGGCTATTTTCGTGGCAGGGCTGATTGCAGCATGCGGTTTTCTAGCCACCGAACACTGGCGGCGTTCCACATTTACGCTGGGTTGTTGTTTACTATGGCTGGCCGGTTTACGGCTTTCATGTGATAGCGAAACGTTGGGTGTCCTTGCAGTACGCTCCCAACGCTTCGATGCCGTTTTCTGCTCCGCAATAGGTGGGGCAATGATGTTTTTGGCTGGTACCGTTGATTCGCTTGGAAGCTAG